The Pseudomonas parafulva genome window below encodes:
- a CDS encoding RHS repeat-associated core domain-containing protein yields the protein MTDTTNGSSSNASQVESTLAAYTKHGQPSSTVTSDGQTTCLRYYSGADTDKGTRGDQLPVISELISGLKLADETSLADTAALACPKIVDPHQPPLMARLEYLAFDGTATSAATLTLCGYAKSTQDAQGRLMPDTVLVLEGVTVASVKSEAKDWTVSLASSWSGIKVTLIQSQANKVSGALRSITRTATTWYKDNTARSTQTITETTYPGKQPNTWKLVTTAPLTAGGDAILSQQIQSAFSGRLLRESHQDGDGKPVRFSCHDYDTRGRGAHSVTYPYDAKAFDSGEIKALKPIEEQRITHTETGSGTWLTTLDSSGRRQRTLYDGLQRAVKREMQREDGSTCEFVLLEESTWGWGEAPEKVKAYDFLPGGLCTHNDKDLQAPTQLHQHFWQAYADPVLKKNAKDEQTLTQQSALALLPDGIQHTRREQQVNHATGSVTLSSALWSGHDSSNEAKALRVEELIDARGRTVALKQHVPMEDGTVKSREWTTAWDDLDRPLSRTQPDESVVTWNYQGMSAVPTTVSIKAKGKTSQLLGNQTLEGGGNQGDLVTGVVVGGKKGLAYSDRAGKLTGPDGKKLYRKETDHSVEWYVENKSDSTGTLLASFKFNQVTQSLKAERPAQGTQQSKVTSEDLTPLLLGAWHFNRTVHAQQQRQETLVSLRGQVQRAKYANGVSSQAWSGPQGQCDRVVRGSLEYWYEYTALGQCQRMTVRDLNTGRTMAVSYTYDKLGNEVERLYRLDDQTKTRYVQTWSSIGQLTSKVLFRDGQSTPARTETFIYYTSISGTRDELQKWTVEATSGNEVKDTQGHAVKEQRYKYDVLGNLTECSTTRVNGDVELVTYAYDSDHPTRRTQQSTQLTPKGGQPGTARSLTYTYDDGGRLTLNERDQALAYSDTGRLRSVTEKGQPTPSTYYEYDENDCLISQWIAADNQRRVLAYTGDVLCGETWLDKEGKVVRSLTLDEHAGMVIKNRQGTAETQLFILGDPQQAGGDEYWVDAKGAWQHRSLAFTPWGEAPLASIQAMLSGLGRDGQRLDPATGCAHLGNGYRVYDPRHRAFYQRDDWSPFGAGGLNDRAYCAGGDPVNWHDPSGHIMLSRRDQAQSLARLDSAISATQPPVHEAVPWWQWFALAVFVVVAIAATILTFGAAGPVMAGIGMALCTAIMVGGAVTAAGMAQRQSNPRLSSRLEGAGHVVMALASLPGMAGGLSVMVAAALVVTTMVSAALDVTKMAVEQDNPELAEKLGWASMASQAVGALTALPSLLKGSARGLQQLRGIRMRVSNNESEASIDASPTKVLRNLRNSQRTASPAQSPQAVRRTAAGGVHHEDHGDFIIVRSGAQRSETLYYSAHGQNKILGGSATVPANSTLHYYAPATGTISGPTQLQRSANGMLVKEWRPAHLIAAGKAKTLRIKDMEGGKLTANYSLSHFEHNSVEHLELIAKSYSVDVLMVKKGNELSLDKIWGKFESSGIAYSHHEAGFCRSSMLKQLMGIPRPKNVIR from the coding sequence ATGACCGACACAACCAACGGATCGTCTTCGAATGCCTCGCAAGTCGAAAGCACATTGGCTGCTTATACCAAACACGGTCAACCGAGCTCGACGGTTACCAGTGATGGGCAGACGACCTGCTTGCGGTACTACTCAGGAGCGGACACCGATAAGGGCACTCGCGGCGATCAATTGCCCGTGATCAGTGAATTGATCAGCGGGCTCAAACTTGCTGATGAAACATCGTTGGCGGATACCGCCGCGTTGGCATGCCCGAAGATCGTCGATCCCCACCAACCACCATTGATGGCTCGCCTGGAATACCTGGCGTTCGACGGCACGGCCACTTCGGCGGCCACCCTGACGCTTTGTGGTTATGCGAAGTCGACCCAGGATGCACAGGGCCGGCTGATGCCTGACACCGTGCTGGTGCTCGAAGGTGTCACGGTCGCCAGTGTCAAGTCAGAGGCAAAGGACTGGACCGTATCGCTTGCCTCGTCCTGGAGTGGCATCAAAGTCACGCTGATCCAGAGCCAAGCCAATAAAGTGAGCGGCGCATTGCGCAGCATCACCCGGACAGCCACCACCTGGTACAAAGACAACACCGCTCGCAGCACGCAGACGATCACGGAAACCACTTACCCAGGAAAACAGCCCAACACCTGGAAGCTCGTCACCACGGCCCCCTTGACCGCGGGCGGCGATGCCATCCTCAGCCAGCAGATCCAGTCGGCGTTCAGTGGTCGGCTGCTACGCGAGTCGCATCAGGATGGTGACGGCAAGCCTGTGCGTTTCTCCTGCCATGATTACGACACCCGTGGCCGAGGGGCCCACAGTGTGACGTACCCGTACGATGCCAAGGCGTTCGATTCTGGGGAGATCAAAGCGCTCAAGCCGATCGAAGAACAGCGCATCACCCATACGGAAACGGGTTCGGGCACCTGGCTGACAACACTGGACTCGAGCGGCCGACGGCAGCGCACCCTGTACGATGGCCTGCAGCGAGCAGTCAAACGCGAAATGCAACGTGAAGATGGCAGCACCTGCGAATTCGTCCTGCTCGAGGAAAGCACCTGGGGTTGGGGCGAGGCGCCTGAAAAGGTCAAGGCCTATGATTTCCTGCCTGGCGGCCTGTGCACTCACAATGACAAGGACCTTCAGGCACCCACCCAGCTGCACCAGCATTTCTGGCAGGCATATGCCGACCCTGTGCTGAAGAAGAACGCGAAGGATGAACAGACGCTCACCCAGCAGTCGGCGCTGGCGCTCTTGCCTGACGGCATCCAGCACACCCGCCGGGAGCAGCAGGTAAACCATGCGACAGGATCCGTGACGTTGTCGTCTGCGCTCTGGAGTGGGCATGACAGCAGCAATGAGGCCAAAGCGCTGCGAGTCGAGGAGCTCATCGATGCCCGTGGGCGCACCGTGGCCCTCAAGCAGCATGTGCCGATGGAGGACGGAACAGTCAAATCGCGGGAGTGGACCACGGCCTGGGATGACCTAGATCGCCCGCTGTCGCGTACCCAACCCGACGAGTCAGTCGTCACCTGGAACTACCAGGGCATGAGTGCGGTACCCACAACCGTCAGCATCAAGGCCAAAGGCAAGACCAGCCAGTTGCTCGGCAACCAGACGCTGGAGGGTGGCGGTAACCAGGGTGACCTTGTGACTGGCGTGGTCGTCGGGGGTAAAAAAGGCTTGGCCTACAGTGATCGAGCCGGAAAACTCACGGGGCCTGACGGCAAGAAACTGTACCGCAAAGAAACCGACCACAGTGTCGAGTGGTATGTAGAGAACAAAAGTGACAGTACCGGCACACTGCTGGCGTCGTTCAAATTTAACCAGGTGACTCAGTCGCTGAAGGCCGAGCGCCCGGCGCAGGGTACCCAGCAGAGCAAAGTCACCAGTGAGGACCTGACCCCGCTGCTGCTTGGAGCCTGGCATTTCAACCGCACCGTGCATGCACAGCAACAGCGACAGGAAACCTTGGTGTCATTGCGTGGCCAGGTTCAGCGGGCGAAATATGCCAATGGCGTGAGCAGCCAAGCCTGGAGCGGCCCGCAGGGACAATGTGACCGTGTTGTCCGTGGCTCGCTGGAGTACTGGTATGAATATACCGCCTTGGGCCAATGCCAGCGGATGACCGTGCGTGATCTGAACACGGGCCGAACCATGGCCGTGTCCTATACGTACGACAAGCTGGGTAATGAGGTTGAAAGGCTGTATCGGCTCGATGACCAGACCAAGACACGCTACGTGCAGACATGGTCGTCAATTGGGCAGCTGACAAGCAAAGTCTTGTTCCGCGATGGCCAATCCACGCCGGCTCGTACCGAGACATTCATCTACTACACCAGTATCAGCGGGACGCGTGATGAGCTGCAGAAATGGACGGTCGAAGCGACCTCAGGTAATGAGGTCAAGGACACTCAGGGGCACGCCGTCAAGGAGCAGCGCTACAAGTACGATGTGCTGGGAAACCTTACCGAGTGCAGCACCACACGCGTGAATGGTGATGTGGAACTGGTGACCTATGCCTATGACAGTGATCATCCCACACGCCGCACCCAGCAAAGTACTCAACTGACGCCAAAGGGCGGCCAACCCGGTACGGCTCGATCGTTGACCTACACGTACGATGACGGGGGTCGCCTGACGCTCAACGAACGCGATCAAGCCCTCGCGTATTCGGATACCGGCAGGTTGCGCTCAGTCACCGAAAAAGGTCAGCCAACGCCTTCGACTTATTACGAGTACGACGAAAATGACTGCTTGATCAGCCAATGGATCGCAGCGGACAACCAGCGTCGGGTTCTTGCTTACACGGGTGATGTGCTCTGCGGAGAAACCTGGCTAGACAAAGAAGGCAAGGTCGTTCGCTCCCTGACGCTGGACGAACACGCGGGGATGGTCATCAAGAACCGTCAGGGAACTGCAGAGACACAGCTCTTCATCCTGGGCGACCCGCAACAGGCCGGTGGCGATGAATACTGGGTAGATGCCAAGGGTGCCTGGCAGCACCGGTCGTTGGCGTTTACGCCTTGGGGAGAAGCACCCTTGGCCAGCATCCAAGCGATGCTCAGTGGCCTGGGCCGTGACGGGCAACGGCTGGACCCTGCGACCGGGTGCGCTCATCTGGGCAATGGCTATCGTGTCTATGACCCGCGTCACCGAGCGTTCTATCAACGTGACGACTGGAGCCCGTTCGGCGCTGGCGGACTCAATGACCGGGCGTACTGCGCCGGCGGGGACCCTGTGAATTGGCATGACCCCAGCGGCCACATCATGCTCAGCCGGCGCGATCAAGCTCAAAGCCTGGCTAGGCTTGACTCGGCAATCAGTGCAACCCAGCCGCCGGTGCATGAGGCGGTTCCCTGGTGGCAATGGTTTGCGTTGGCGGTTTTCGTAGTGGTCGCTATCGCGGCGACCATCCTCACGTTTGGGGCAGCGGGGCCGGTAATGGCGGGGATCGGCATGGCGCTTTGTACCGCGATCATGGTAGGCGGGGCCGTCACCGCCGCGGGCATGGCCCAGCGCCAGAGCAACCCGCGGTTGTCCTCGCGCCTGGAAGGGGCAGGTCACGTCGTGATGGCGTTGGCGAGTCTTCCGGGGATGGCTGGCGGCTTATCCGTGATGGTCGCTGCAGCACTGGTGGTCACTACGATGGTTTCGGCAGCACTGGACGTCACGAAAATGGCCGTGGAACAGGACAACCCGGAACTGGCAGAAAAACTGGGGTGGGCATCGATGGCATCCCAGGCGGTTGGGGCTTTGACTGCGCTTCCGTCCCTGCTGAAGGGCTCCGCTCGAGGCCTGCAGCAGTTGCGTGGAATACGCATGCGCGTATCGAATAATGAGTCTGAAGCCTCGATTGATGCTAGCCCGACAAAAGTCCTGAGAAATCTCAGGAACAGTCAAAGAACCGCATCGCCTGCTCAATCACCACAAGCAGTAAGACGTACTGCTGCGGGGGGTGTGCATCATGAGGATCACGGTGACTTCATTATCGTACGAAGTGGTGCGCAAAGGTCCGAGACCCTGTATTACTCAGCCCACGGTCAAAACAAGATTCTTGGCGGTTCAGCGACGGTCCCGGCAAATAGTACGCTTCATTATTACGCGCCAGCAACGGGAACGATCAGCGGCCCAACACAGTTACAGCGCTCCGCCAATGGAATGCTTGTGAAAGAATGGCGCCCCGCGCACCTGATAGCTGCAGGCAAAGCCAAAACCCTGAGAATCAAAGATATGGAGGGTGGGAAATTAACGGCAAATTATAGCCTAAGCCATTTCGAACACAATTCGGTAGAGCATCTTGAGTTGATTGCAAAGTCCTACAGCGTCGACGTCCTGATGGTCAAAAAAGGTAATGAGCTATCGTTGGACAAAATATGGGGGAAATTTGAGAGCTCAGGAATTGCTTATTCGCATCATGAGGCTGGGTTCTGCAGATCTTCAATGCTTAAACAGCTCATGGGCATCCCTAGGCCAAAAAATGTGATCCGGTGA
- a CDS encoding exonuclease domain-containing protein, whose translation MGHWLVIDLEATTDDGGWPVTDMEIIEIGASLVTREGREVDHFQRFVKPRRRPQLTPFCRQLTHIDQASVDAAASFAEVWAQFERWLGHHRQQLQAWVSWGDYDRLQLLQEWQHHQLDSLLAQVPHINLKQRFAKARHLQRPTGLNSALQLAGLQFTGQQHRALEDARNTARLLPLSLPASGA comes from the coding sequence ATGGGCCACTGGCTGGTCATCGATCTTGAAGCCACCACCGACGACGGTGGCTGGCCGGTCACCGACATGGAAATCATCGAGATCGGCGCGAGCCTGGTCACCCGCGAAGGGCGCGAGGTGGATCACTTCCAGCGCTTCGTCAAACCGCGTCGGCGCCCACAACTGACGCCCTTCTGCCGGCAGCTCACGCATATCGACCAGGCCAGCGTCGATGCAGCCGCGTCGTTCGCCGAGGTCTGGGCGCAGTTCGAGCGCTGGCTGGGTCATCACCGTCAGCAGTTGCAGGCCTGGGTTAGCTGGGGCGACTACGACCGTCTGCAATTGCTCCAGGAATGGCAGCACCATCAACTCGACAGCCTGCTCGCCCAAGTGCCGCACATCAACCTCAAGCAGCGCTTCGCCAAAGCCCGTCACTTGCAGCGACCCACCGGCCTGAACAGCGCCCTGCAACTGGCCGGACTGCAGTTCACCGGGCAGCAGCACCGGGCCCTGGAGGATGCACGCAACACCGCACGTTTGCTGCCCTTGAGCCTGCCGGCCAGCGGCGCCTGA
- a CDS encoding cbb3-type cytochrome oxidase subunit 3, producing the protein MEFDIGMIRGLGTLVVLVAFIGLSLWVFNRRRDRDFAEARLLPFDDDRLPPAGQEPAAASAAVTAVVRSNGQ; encoded by the coding sequence ATGGAATTCGACATCGGCATGATCCGCGGCCTGGGCACCCTGGTGGTGCTGGTGGCCTTCATCGGCCTGTCGCTGTGGGTGTTCAACCGGCGCCGCGACCGTGATTTCGCCGAAGCGCGCCTGCTGCCCTTCGACGACGACCGCCTGCCCCCTGCCGGGCAGGAACCCGCGGCTGCGAGCGCAGCCGTGACTGCAGTGGTGAGGAGTAACGGGCAATGA
- a CDS encoding RNA polymerase factor sigma-70, translated as MAEQLSTSKCDSPLLQAFVDNRSILVKIAARITGCRSRAEDVVQDAFFRLGSAPQITSSFKAQLSYLFQIVRNLAIDHYRKQAMELRYSGSEEEGLNVVIQNASPEATHINLATLEHIAESLNELPKRTRYAFEMYRLHGVPQKDIAKELGVSPTLVNFMIRDALIHCRKNSRQG; from the coding sequence ATGGCGGAACAACTATCCACAAGTAAGTGCGATTCACCACTGCTCCAGGCCTTCGTCGACAACCGCAGCATCCTCGTGAAGATCGCCGCCCGCATCACCGGGTGCCGCTCGCGCGCCGAGGATGTGGTGCAGGACGCCTTCTTCCGGCTCGGTTCCGCGCCGCAGATCACGTCGTCGTTCAAGGCCCAGCTCAGCTATCTGTTCCAGATCGTGCGCAACCTGGCCATCGACCACTATCGCAAGCAGGCCATGGAGCTCAGGTACTCGGGCAGCGAGGAAGAGGGTCTGAACGTGGTGATCCAGAATGCTTCGCCAGAGGCCACCCACATCAACCTGGCCACCCTGGAGCACATCGCCGAGTCGCTCAACGAACTGCCCAAGCGCACCCGCTACGCCTTCGAGATGTACCGCCTGCACGGCGTGCCGCAGAAGGACATCGCCAAGGAACTCGGGGTCTCGCCGACGCTGGTCAACTTCATGATCCGCGATGCCCTGATCCATTGCCGCAAGAACAGCCGCCAGGGCTGA
- a CDS encoding pyrimidine/purine nucleoside phosphorylase — protein sequence MFQVNEYFNGTVKSIAFSGEEGPATVGVMAPGEYEFGTAKREIMHVVSGALTVKLPGSDTWETFAAGTQFNVPADSKFQLQVKVDTAYLCEYRD from the coding sequence ATGTTCCAGGTCAACGAGTACTTCAACGGCACCGTCAAGTCGATCGCCTTCAGCGGCGAAGAAGGTCCGGCCACCGTGGGCGTGATGGCCCCGGGCGAATACGAGTTCGGCACCGCCAAGCGCGAGATCATGCACGTGGTGTCCGGCGCGCTGACCGTCAAGCTGCCCGGCAGCGACACCTGGGAAACCTTCGCCGCCGGCACCCAGTTCAACGTGCCCGCCGACAGCAAGTTCCAGTTGCAGGTCAAGGTCGACACCGCCTACCTGTGCGAGTACCGCGACTGA
- the ccoO gene encoding cytochrome-c oxidase, cbb3-type subunit II has product MKHEVIEKNVGLLALLMVFAVSIGGLTQIVPLFFQDVTNKPVEGMKPYTALQLEGRDIYIREGCVGCHSQMIRPFRAETERYGHYSVAGESVWDHPFLWGSKRTGPDLARVGARYSDDWHRAHLYNPRNVVPESKMPAYPWLVAQPVDSSHTDTKLRVMRSLGVPYTDEDIAGARDAVKGKTEMDALVAYLQVLGTSIKNKR; this is encoded by the coding sequence ATGAAACATGAAGTCATCGAGAAAAACGTCGGCCTGCTGGCCTTGCTGATGGTGTTCGCCGTCAGCATCGGCGGCCTCACGCAAATCGTCCCGCTGTTCTTCCAGGACGTCACCAACAAACCGGTCGAAGGCATGAAGCCCTACACCGCGCTGCAACTCGAGGGCCGCGACATCTACATCCGCGAAGGCTGCGTGGGCTGCCACTCGCAGATGATCCGTCCGTTCCGCGCCGAAACCGAGCGCTACGGCCACTACTCGGTAGCCGGTGAAAGCGTCTGGGACCACCCGTTCCTGTGGGGTTCCAAGCGCACCGGGCCGGACCTGGCCCGCGTGGGCGCGCGCTACTCGGACGACTGGCACCGCGCGCACCTGTACAACCCGCGCAACGTGGTGCCTGAGTCGAAGATGCCGGCCTATCCCTGGCTGGTAGCCCAGCCGGTGGACAGCAGCCATACCGACACCAAGCTGCGCGTGATGCGCTCGCTCGGCGTGCCCTATACCGACGAGGACATCGCCGGTGCCCGCGACGCAGTCAAGGGCAAGACCGAGATGGACGCGCTGGTGGCCTACCTGCAGGTGCTGGGCACCTCGATCAAGAACAAGAGGTGA
- a CDS encoding alpha/beta family hydrolase, with amino-acid sequence MKDGQFACIDSDQWAQVGNIPGLRVDPPQIRGDQTCSWGLILAHGAGAPMDSAFMESMAQRLAGLGVGVIRFEFSYMAERRINGGKRPPNPQPVLLEGWREVYRQVRPLVTGPLAIGGKSMGGRMASLLADELAADALVCLGYPFYAVGKPHKPRVEHLAALRTPTLIVQGERDALGNREAVAGYALSAAIELSWLVAGDHDLKPLKASGFSHEQHLQTAAERVAQFLGERHRPPTLHR; translated from the coding sequence ATGAAAGATGGGCAATTTGCCTGTATTGATTCGGATCAATGGGCCCAAGTGGGAAATATCCCAGGCTTGCGCGTCGATCCCCCGCAAATTCGGGGGGATCAGACGTGTTCGTGGGGCTTGATCCTGGCCCATGGCGCCGGCGCGCCCATGGACAGCGCGTTCATGGAGTCGATGGCGCAAAGGCTGGCGGGGCTTGGCGTAGGCGTCATTCGCTTTGAATTTTCCTACATGGCCGAGCGGCGGATAAACGGCGGCAAGCGCCCACCCAATCCGCAGCCGGTGCTGCTCGAGGGTTGGCGTGAGGTGTACAGGCAGGTGCGACCATTGGTCACAGGACCGCTGGCGATTGGCGGCAAGTCCATGGGCGGGCGCATGGCCAGTCTGCTGGCCGACGAATTGGCTGCCGATGCGCTGGTCTGCCTGGGTTATCCGTTCTACGCCGTGGGCAAGCCGCACAAACCCAGGGTCGAGCACCTGGCGGCGTTGCGCACGCCGACGCTGATCGTTCAGGGCGAGCGTGATGCGTTGGGCAATCGTGAGGCGGTGGCGGGCTATGCGCTGTCAGCGGCGATCGAGCTGAGCTGGCTGGTGGCGGGTGACCATGACCTCAAGCCGCTGAAAGCGTCCGGGTTCAGTCATGAGCAGCATCTGCAGACGGCTGCCGAGCGGGTGGCGCAGTTCCTGGGCGAACGGCACCGGCCGCCGACGCTGCACCGGTAG
- the ccoP gene encoding cytochrome-c oxidase, cbb3-type subunit III, translating into MTTFWSTYISVLTLGSLIGLTWLLLGTRKGESSNTTDQTMGHSFDGIEEYDNPLPKWWFWLFVGTLVFSVGYLILYPGLGNWKGILPGYEDGWTQVGEWQKEMDKADAKFGPIFAKFAAMPVEDVAKDPQALKMGARLFASNCAVCHGSDAKGAYGFPNLTDKDWRWGGEPETIKASIMNGRHGVMPAWAEVIGEQGVADVAAFVLTNLDGRSLPEGVKADAAKGKDIFASSCVACHGPEGKGTPAMGAPDLTHPQAFIYGSSFAQLQQTIRYGRQGQMPAQADIQGNDKVHLLAAYVYSLSQDPVNATHE; encoded by the coding sequence ATGACCACCTTCTGGAGTACCTACATCAGCGTACTGACCCTCGGCAGCCTGATCGGCCTGACCTGGTTGCTGCTGGGCACCCGCAAGGGCGAGAGCAGCAATACCACCGACCAGACCATGGGCCACAGCTTCGATGGCATCGAGGAATATGACAACCCGCTGCCCAAGTGGTGGTTCTGGCTGTTCGTCGGCACCTTGGTGTTCTCGGTCGGCTACCTGATCCTCTATCCGGGCCTGGGCAACTGGAAAGGCATCCTGCCGGGCTACGAGGACGGCTGGACCCAGGTGGGCGAATGGCAGAAGGAGATGGACAAGGCCGACGCCAAGTTCGGTCCGATCTTCGCCAAGTTCGCCGCCATGCCGGTCGAGGACGTGGCCAAGGATCCACAGGCGCTGAAAATGGGCGCACGCCTGTTCGCCTCCAACTGCGCCGTGTGCCACGGCTCCGACGCCAAGGGCGCCTACGGTTTCCCTAACCTCACCGACAAGGACTGGCGCTGGGGCGGCGAGCCGGAGACCATCAAGGCGTCGATCATGAATGGTCGCCATGGCGTGATGCCCGCCTGGGCCGAAGTGATCGGTGAGCAAGGCGTGGCGGATGTGGCAGCCTTCGTGCTGACCAACCTGGACGGACGCAGCCTGCCGGAAGGCGTGAAAGCCGACGCGGCCAAGGGCAAGGACATCTTCGCCAGCAGCTGCGTGGCCTGCCACGGTCCTGAAGGCAAAGGCACGCCGGCCATGGGCGCCCCGGACCTGACCCACCCGCAAGCGTTCATCTACGGTTCGAGCTTCGCGCAGTTGCAGCAGACGATCCGCTACGGCCGCCAGGGCCAGATGCCGGCCCAGGCCGATATCCAGGGCAACGACAAGGTCCACCTGTTGGCTGCCTATGTGTATAGCCTGTCGCAGGATCCTGTAAACGCTACCCACGAGTAA
- the ccoN gene encoding cytochrome-c oxidase, cbb3-type subunit I, whose translation MNTTSSTAYNYKVVRQFAIMTVVWGIVGMGLGVFIAAQLVWPSLNFDLPWTSFGRLRPLHTNAVIFAFGGCALFATSYYSVQRTCQTLLFAPKLAAFTFWGWQLVILLAAISLPLGYTSSKEYAELEWPIDVLITIVWVCYAIVFFGTLMKRTTKHIYVGNWFFGAFILTVAILHIVNNLEVPVSLTKSYSVYAGATDAMVQWWYGHNAVGFFLTAGFLGMMYYYVPKQAERPVYSYRLSIVHFWALITLYIWAGPHHLHYTALPDWAQSLGMIMSLVLLAPSWGGMINGMMTLSGAWHKLRSDPILRFLVVSLAFYGMSTFEGPMMAIKTVNALSHYTDWTIGHVHAGALGWVAMISIGALYHTIPKVFGKQQMYSLGLINAHFWLATIGTVLYIASMWVNGIAQGLMWRAVNSDGTLTYSFVETLVASHPGFIVRFVGGAIFLSGMLLMAWNTWRTVRSPALDVAPANAQLA comes from the coding sequence ATGAACACAACCAGCAGTACCGCCTATAACTACAAGGTGGTCCGCCAATTCGCCATCATGACGGTGGTGTGGGGCATCGTCGGGATGGGGCTCGGCGTCTTCATCGCCGCGCAACTCGTTTGGCCAAGCCTCAACTTCGACCTGCCGTGGACCAGCTTCGGCCGCCTGCGACCCTTGCACACCAACGCGGTGATCTTCGCCTTCGGGGGTTGTGCGCTGTTCGCCACCTCCTACTACTCGGTGCAACGCACCTGCCAGACCCTGCTGTTCGCGCCCAAGCTGGCGGCCTTCACCTTCTGGGGCTGGCAACTGGTGATCCTGCTGGCGGCGATCAGCCTGCCACTGGGCTACACCAGTTCCAAGGAATACGCCGAACTGGAATGGCCGATCGACGTGCTGATCACCATCGTCTGGGTCTGCTACGCCATCGTGTTCTTCGGCACGCTGATGAAGCGCACCACCAAGCACATCTACGTGGGCAACTGGTTCTTCGGCGCCTTCATCCTCACCGTGGCGATCCTGCACATCGTCAACAACCTGGAAGTGCCGGTCAGCCTGACCAAGTCCTACTCGGTCTACGCCGGTGCCACCGACGCCATGGTCCAGTGGTGGTACGGCCACAACGCCGTCGGCTTCTTCCTCACCGCCGGCTTCCTGGGGATGATGTACTACTACGTGCCCAAGCAGGCCGAGCGTCCGGTGTATTCCTATCGCCTGTCGATCGTCCACTTCTGGGCGCTGATCACCCTGTACATCTGGGCCGGCCCGCACCACCTGCACTACACCGCCCTGCCCGACTGGGCCCAGTCGCTGGGCATGATCATGTCCCTGGTACTGCTGGCACCGAGCTGGGGCGGCATGATCAACGGCATGATGACCCTCTCCGGGGCCTGGCACAAACTGCGCAGCGACCCGATCCTGCGCTTCCTGGTGGTGTCGCTGGCGTTCTACGGCATGTCCACCTTCGAAGGCCCGATGATGGCGATCAAGACCGTCAACGCCCTCTCCCACTACACCGACTGGACCATTGGTCACGTTCACGCCGGCGCACTGGGCTGGGTGGCGATGATCTCCATCGGCGCGTTGTACCACACCATCCCCAAGGTGTTCGGCAAGCAGCAGATGTACAGCCTGGGCCTGATCAACGCGCACTTCTGGCTGGCCACCATCGGCACCGTGCTGTACATCGCCTCGATGTGGGTCAACGGCATCGCCCAAGGCCTGATGTGGCGCGCAGTGAACAGCGACGGCACGCTGACCTACTCGTTCGTCGAGACCCTGGTCGCCAGCCACCCCGGCTTCATCGTGCGCTTCGTCGGCGGTGCGATCTTCCTCAGCGGCATGCTCCTGATGGCCTGGAACACCTGGCGCACCGTGCGTTCGCCAGCCCTTGACGTCGCCCCTGCGAACGCCCAGCTGGCTTGA
- a CDS encoding substrate-binding periplasmic protein has protein sequence MIPLPGLKALPSLLMLAALCMGGAAHAAEVTEVRIGAAHFPPYTVRPEQGADTGLLPQLAEALNQLQAGYRFVLVPTSIPRRFGDFQQGRTDMAIFENPQWGWQQIPHSAVDMGLEDAEVFVARRQPGRDQPYFDELAGKRLALFSGYHYAFADFNADPNYLKKAYQANLTYSHDSNLSMVQHGRVDIALVTRSYLSDYLKRNPAKATELLASQRVDQVYHHYALLRPGAPISAEAFAQLMQRLRERGTLAALFDPYRITVQAPRP, from the coding sequence GTGATTCCTCTGCCCGGCCTCAAGGCCCTGCCATCGCTGCTGATGCTCGCTGCACTGTGCATGGGCGGGGCGGCCCATGCCGCCGAGGTGACCGAAGTGCGCATCGGCGCAGCGCATTTCCCGCCTTACACGGTACGCCCGGAGCAGGGCGCCGACACCGGGCTGCTCCCGCAACTGGCCGAGGCACTCAACCAACTGCAGGCCGGTTACCGCTTCGTCCTGGTGCCGACTTCGATCCCACGGCGCTTCGGCGACTTCCAGCAAGGCCGCACCGACATGGCGATCTTCGAAAACCCGCAGTGGGGTTGGCAGCAGATCCCCCACAGCGCCGTGGACATGGGGCTGGAGGATGCCGAGGTGTTCGTTGCCCGTCGCCAGCCGGGACGCGACCAGCCGTATTTCGACGAACTGGCGGGCAAGCGGCTGGCGCTGTTCAGCGGCTATCACTATGCGTTCGCCGACTTCAATGCCGACCCGAATTACCTGAAGAAGGCTTATCAGGCCAATCTCACCTACTCCCACGACAGTAACCTGTCGATGGTCCAGCACGGTCGCGTCGACATTGCGCTGGTGACGCGCTCCTACCTGAGCGACTACCTCAAGCGCAATCCGGCCAAGGCCACCGAGTTGCTGGCTTCGCAACGTGTCGATCAGGTCTACCATCACTACGCGCTACTGCGCCCCGGTGCGCCGATCAGTGCCGAGGCGTTCGCACAACTGATGCAACGCCTGCGCGAGCGTGGCACCTTGGCTGCACTGTTCGATCCCTACCGCATCACCGTGCAGGCGCCGCGGCCTTGA